In Corvus moneduloides isolate bCorMon1 chromosome 6, bCorMon1.pri, whole genome shotgun sequence, the sequence CTGGCAGAGCGCAGAGGCAGCAGCGGAGGCCACCAGGCACATGGAGGCCggggcaggcagagccagctACATCCGCTCATCCCGGCTGGAGCAGCCCGATCCCGGGGCTGTGGCAgttgcagcagtgctgggagcagtgctggaggggCTGCGGGACCCCCTGGAGGCCCCCCACTGATGACAGGGATGCGTATCCCAAAAAATCTGTGTCCCTTCGTGGGGATAGAGGCATGTATCCCAATAAACCCTCATGGCCCCCCACGTGACTGGGAAGCGTATCCCAATAACCCTCGGGGTTCCTTCAAGGACGTGTTTCCCAATAAACCTTGGGACGTGGCCCCCCATAACCCCACTCTGGTGACCAGGAAGTGTATCCCAAAAATCCTTCGTGTTTCCCATGCTGGCTGGGAGCGGCGGGAtggtggaatttgggggtgtgggggtgccCGCTGTTGCTCCAAGCTGGGAAGggagatgggaacagggatCCTGTGACTTagggggaggaaggaagccCGGGGTGTGGAGGGGAAACCACAGGGCTCACATGGCTCTGGGCACGGGGTCTGGGGGGGGGGATCCTAGGAAAGGGACAAAGGAGAAGCAGGGACGGGGCAGAGCATGATCCCAAATCCTGTGGGGTGACCACAGGGAgctgtcccgtgtccccagggcacCAGTGAGGACAAGCCCTTGGAAGGAGCAGCTTGGCTTGGCTCCCAAgctcccacctctcccagcccagctcccaggccCTCCCTTGTCCCCAGGGATTTGAGTGCCGGAGCCCTGCGGAAGCCAGTGCTTTATTCCATGTCCGTGAGATCCCTGAGTGGCTCCACCCTGAGCCGGATCCTCTGGAGTGGGAGTGATACGGATGCTCCTCTTCGTCCCAGCGAggctctggcagctccagctgcagcaatgagggatggcactgggaagcactggggtTTGGCATGGCCCGGGatccaggcaggagctggcacGTGGAGGCACAAGGATGCAGCTTGGGAGTGCTGGCAGATCCCTGGGATCAGCGCTCGCTggagagcaggggctgtgggatACAGGGATGAGCCTCAATCCTTCCCCACCCtcggggctgtgctgagggggCAGCTTCCCAGTCCGGCTTCCCAAATCCACCCAGCGCATCCCGTACCTGGCGGGAGTCCGGGGAGTCGGAATCCGGGCGCTTCCAGCTGGGCCTGGCCAGGGcagccaccaccagcaccccaaaaaTGAGGATGAGGAGCCCCAGGGTGTTGGCAAACACAGCCTCAGCCGGCAGGAGCTTGTACGCCGTGGTCCCGTTCTTCCTGGAGCGGGGAAGAAGGGCTGGGAATGTTCTGGACGTtacccaaaacccccccaagcCTGCAGGGAAGTGTGCAGGGACCCACACACCTGAGGGAGGAAGCGCTCAGTTCCCTTTGCTCCGAGCTGGCCGCTCCCAAATCCAGCCCAAATCCCCATGCCGAGCCCCCCTTTCCCTGTGGGGAATCTTCCCGAGCTCCCCCCCGACTCTCACAGGCTGAAGAAAAGCTTCTCGTTGATTCCTGACGCACAGGAAGCCACGGACAACAAGAGGATGGTGGAGCCGAAGAAAACATGGATGGGCTTGTAGAGTGCCcggagccaggcaggagcccagggaagcaggaatGCTCCAAAACCCGCCGCCCACTGCAGGAAGAGAAGGTGAGGCTGGAAAACTCGGGATGCCGGAGGGTTTGGGGGATCTAGGGAGGCTCTCCCACCTGGCAGGAGAAGAGCAAGACAgttcccagccccatccagctgtGCAGCGAGTACATGTTGGGCGTCCCT encodes:
- the LOC116445376 gene encoding cytochrome b ascorbate-dependent protein 3 isoform X2, coding for MAAPNEEEGAEGRRCHHRSAAMLDVPFLPFCAFLGTLGLLCVAMVGTWCQHWRGGFSLDGSSRTFNWHPVLMVTGLVVLYGAAALVYRIPNTWSGPKLPWKVLHGSLALGAFILTVLGLAAVFCFHNSQGTPNMYSLHSWMGLGTVLLFSCQWAAGFGAFLLPWAPAWLRALYKPIHVFFGSTILLLSVASCASGINEKLFFSLKNGTTAYKLLPAEAVFANTLGLLILIFGVLVVAALARPSWKRPDSDSPDSRQPLLSSER